One window of Chamaesiphon minutus PCC 6605 genomic DNA carries:
- a CDS encoding UDP-glucose dehydrogenase family protein: MQVCVIGTGYVGLVTGVCLAQIGHQVICVDNDAQKVKLMQSGQSPIFEPGLAQMMAANMEAGRLEFTADLRVGVERGEILFIAVGTPALPSGASDTRYVEAVARGIGQHLNGGYKVIVNKSTVPIGSGDWVRRIVLDGVAEGNSEHTNFDVVSNPEFLREGSAIYDTFNPDRIVIGSSSERAIDLMQQLYAPIVTRQFAQYPDLPPVPVLVTDLTSAETIKYAANAFLATKISFINEVSNICDRVGADVTLVAQGIGLDTRIGHKFLQAGIGWGGSCFPKDVSALVHTATDYGYDAQLLKSTIETNRQQRLIAVEKLQQVLKILKGKTIGLLGLTFKPDTDDLRDAPALDLIDRLTHLGAKVKAFDPLISSARSHPDLTKITLTTNAEDLAMGCDALVLITEWQEFQLLDYTHLASLMERPTIVDGRNYLDAVALTNAGFDYIGIGRPRVDLVESVLPNRLTQIDDLPLKSAA, encoded by the coding sequence ATGCAAGTTTGTGTAATTGGAACGGGCTATGTGGGGTTAGTTACCGGGGTATGTCTAGCCCAAATCGGGCATCAGGTAATTTGTGTCGATAATGATGCCCAGAAAGTCAAGTTGATGCAGTCGGGGCAATCGCCAATTTTTGAACCTGGTTTGGCGCAGATGATGGCAGCCAATATGGAGGCGGGAAGACTGGAATTTACTGCCGATCTGCGAGTTGGAGTAGAGCGAGGGGAGATATTATTTATCGCTGTCGGTACTCCGGCACTCCCTTCTGGTGCCAGCGACACTCGCTATGTCGAAGCGGTGGCACGCGGGATCGGACAGCATCTGAATGGGGGCTACAAGGTCATTGTGAATAAGTCTACAGTACCGATCGGTTCTGGGGACTGGGTACGCCGGATCGTCCTGGATGGGGTGGCTGAGGGCAACTCCGAGCATACTAATTTTGATGTGGTTAGCAATCCAGAATTTTTGCGAGAAGGATCGGCAATTTATGATACTTTCAATCCCGATCGCATTGTCATTGGCAGTAGCAGCGAACGGGCGATCGATTTAATGCAGCAGCTCTACGCGCCGATTGTGACGAGACAATTCGCTCAATATCCCGATTTACCGCCTGTGCCCGTATTAGTGACAGATTTGACTTCTGCGGAAACGATTAAATATGCCGCTAATGCGTTTTTAGCTACCAAAATTAGCTTTATTAATGAAGTTAGCAATATTTGCGATCGCGTGGGTGCCGATGTCACGTTGGTGGCGCAGGGGATTGGATTAGATACACGGATCGGGCATAAATTTCTGCAAGCGGGGATTGGTTGGGGTGGCTCTTGTTTTCCTAAGGATGTTTCTGCGCTGGTACATACCGCAACTGACTATGGTTATGATGCCCAACTGCTCAAATCGACGATCGAGACAAATCGACAGCAGCGATTAATTGCCGTGGAAAAACTCCAACAAGTACTCAAAATTCTTAAAGGTAAAACGATCGGTTTATTAGGACTGACATTCAAGCCAGATACCGACGATCTGCGCGATGCACCTGCCCTAGATTTAATCGATCGATTGACACATTTAGGTGCGAAGGTTAAAGCTTTCGATCCGTTAATTAGTTCGGCTCGATCGCATCCCGATCTAACCAAAATTACCTTAACTACTAATGCTGAAGATCTGGCAATGGGGTGTGATGCGCTGGTATTAATAACTGAGTGGCAAGAGTTTCAGTTATTAGATTATACTCATTTAGCTAGTCTAATGGAGCGACCGACGATCGTCGATGGACGCAACTATTTAGATGCTGTAGCCTTAACCAATGCTGGCTTTGATTATATCGGCATCGGTCGTCCGAGGGTCGATCTAGTAGAGTCGGTTCTGCCAAATCGTCTCACCCAAATCGACGATCTGCCGTTGAAATCTGCTGCATAA
- a CDS encoding glycosyltransferase family protein, whose protein sequence is MKLLVYSHDAYGLGNICRMLAICRHLLDTIPNLSILVLSGSPMLHSFRLPAGLDYLKLPCLHRDENGDLSAKYLKLDMKQTVKLRCNLIRIAALNFRPDVVLVDKKPFGLQDELKKTIETLRIVSPETKWVLLLRDILDAPKQTIAEWQRLDSYRAIEQFYHRVLVVGTPEVFNTCGSPVPNVLNQ, encoded by the coding sequence ATGAAACTACTAGTTTATTCTCACGATGCCTATGGGTTGGGTAATATCTGTCGAATGTTGGCTATTTGTCGTCACCTCCTCGATACGATTCCCAACTTATCAATCTTAGTATTATCGGGTTCGCCGATGCTGCATAGCTTTCGGTTGCCAGCCGGACTCGACTATCTCAAACTCCCCTGTCTGCACCGAGATGAAAATGGCGATTTATCGGCAAAATATCTCAAACTCGATATGAAGCAGACGGTAAAGCTGCGGTGCAATCTGATTCGGATTGCGGCTCTAAATTTTCGACCAGATGTAGTACTAGTCGATAAAAAGCCGTTCGGACTGCAAGACGAACTCAAAAAAACGATCGAAACTCTTCGCATTGTTTCCCCAGAAACTAAGTGGGTATTACTGTTACGAGATATTTTGGATGCTCCCAAACAAACGATTGCCGAGTGGCAGCGACTCGATAGTTATCGCGCCATCGAGCAGTTTTATCATCGCGTTTTGGTGGTGGGTACGCCGGAAGTATTTAATACCTGTGGTTCTCCAGTACCTAATGTGCTAAATCAATAA
- a CDS encoding ISL3 family transposase, which yields MRVESQRQYEGIGIILQVEAIKKESKCHRCGTKSSSLHQNNRYIVKDLPWGEQQVHLEINRRQFKCKKCQKPFSEQLEFVKGRRTYTSRLAKKILAEALEGDIQSVARTGVMTTAEIERIIEDAAAELNGEKPTDLRKLGIDEIAMVKGQGKYCAVLVDIERGKLLAIIESRKSEEIEKILKGWGTEVLERIEEVSIDLWKGYKSLAIEVMPNAQVVADRFHVTAQINSELDKLRKQEKRAIEAKLKSAKTLEQKNEYTRQLAVIKSSKYALLKNEKELREEKEQEKLKQVREEFANIRAAHLLKEKWREIMEKTTSWMRGLLKIRHWLVRAKQHLPNSCGTISRWLTEIVAYFDERTTSGVVEGINNKIKLIKRTAYGFTNFNNFRNRCLLTWRFNY from the coding sequence ATGCGAGTAGAGTCGCAGCGACAATATGAAGGAATAGGCATCATCTTACAGGTAGAAGCAATAAAGAAAGAAAGCAAATGCCATAGATGCGGAACGAAGAGTAGTAGCTTACATCAGAATAATAGATACATAGTAAAAGATTTGCCGTGGGGAGAGCAGCAAGTTCACCTAGAAATAAACAGAAGACAATTTAAATGTAAAAAATGTCAAAAACCATTTAGCGAACAACTAGAATTTGTTAAAGGCAGAAGAACATATACTTCAAGACTAGCTAAAAAAATCCTAGCAGAAGCACTAGAAGGAGATATTCAGAGCGTAGCTAGAACAGGAGTAATGACGACAGCAGAAATAGAGAGAATAATTGAAGACGCAGCAGCAGAGCTAAACGGAGAAAAGCCAACGGATTTAAGAAAACTGGGAATAGATGAAATAGCAATGGTAAAAGGACAAGGAAAATATTGTGCAGTATTAGTAGATATAGAGCGAGGAAAATTATTAGCAATAATCGAAAGCAGAAAGAGTGAAGAAATAGAGAAAATCCTGAAAGGATGGGGGACAGAGGTACTGGAAAGGATCGAAGAAGTCAGCATAGACTTATGGAAAGGGTATAAAAGCTTAGCGATAGAAGTGATGCCTAATGCTCAAGTAGTAGCAGACAGATTTCATGTAACAGCGCAAATAAATAGTGAGTTAGATAAGCTGAGAAAACAAGAAAAAAGAGCGATAGAGGCTAAACTTAAATCCGCAAAGACATTAGAGCAAAAGAATGAATACACTCGGCAATTGGCAGTAATAAAATCGAGTAAGTATGCGCTGCTAAAAAATGAAAAAGAGTTAAGAGAGGAGAAAGAACAAGAGAAGCTCAAGCAGGTTAGAGAAGAATTTGCCAACATTAGGGCAGCACATCTACTCAAAGAAAAATGGAGAGAGATAATGGAAAAAACAACATCGTGGATGAGAGGACTATTGAAAATTAGACATTGGCTGGTAAGAGCCAAGCAGCATTTGCCAAATAGTTGTGGCACAATCTCGCGATGGTTAACAGAGATAGTTGCTTACTTTGATGAGCGAACTACTAGTGGTGTAGTTGAGGGAATTAATAATAAGATTAAGCTCATCAAGCGTACTGCTTATGGCTTCACTAATTTCAACAACTTCCGAAACAGATGCTTGCTAACTTGGAGATTCAATTATTGA
- a CDS encoding glycosyltransferase family protein, translating to MLSKSLFCGYIRRQQASKHPEVLRRELKLAPGERCVLVTAGGGEDGYPLIHAYLEGLATLPTDYALKSLVVCGPEMSTAERAKLFQMATQHPQVTISEFTDDLMSYIEVADAVVAMGGYNTFCEILTAQKPSIIIPRVKPTEEQVIRATKMAQMGLLEMIHPNELTPAVLIDKLVHQLNNPGYYTSNIKKVDLDALPRITQGIATAMPHNLFKGEFQRFPEQWIACIPA from the coding sequence ATGCTCTCAAAGTCGCTCTTTTGCGGCTATATCCGCCGTCAACAGGCATCCAAACACCCAGAGGTGCTGCGGCGGGAATTGAAGTTAGCCCCCGGCGAACGGTGCGTACTCGTCACCGCAGGGGGTGGCGAGGATGGGTATCCGCTGATTCACGCCTATCTAGAGGGTTTAGCAACACTACCAACAGATTACGCACTCAAAAGTTTGGTAGTTTGCGGCCCGGAAATGTCCACAGCGGAGCGAGCGAAACTTTTCCAGATGGCAACACAGCATCCGCAAGTGACCATTAGTGAGTTTACCGACGATTTGATGAGTTATATCGAAGTCGCCGATGCGGTGGTGGCGATGGGTGGCTACAACACTTTCTGTGAAATTTTAACCGCTCAAAAGCCATCGATTATCATCCCGCGCGTTAAGCCGACTGAAGAACAAGTTATTCGCGCCACCAAAATGGCTCAAATGGGATTACTTGAAATGATTCACCCCAATGAATTAACTCCAGCAGTTTTAATCGATAAATTAGTCCATCAATTAAACAATCCTGGTTATTACACTAGCAATATTAAAAAAGTAGATTTGGATGCGCTGCCTCGGATTACCCAGGGTATTGCTACAGCGATGCCGCACAACTTATTCAAGGGAGAATTTCAAAGATTTCCAGAGCAGTGGATTGCCTGTATTCCAGCTTAG
- a CDS encoding glycosyltransferase family protein, whose translation MKKILFYCQNLLGMGHLVRTTELMRELVKTFEVCLIEGGQKVAGFEMLPEVEVIQLPTIQVEVFDSLQVGKQLQVVGSTMSLEEVKEFRQQKLIEVFDRFQPDVLITEGYPFSKNKALAFEMVPLLEHVRKSDRTTQAICSLRDIIMVKEFADRDAEEKRRCEFVNQYYDAILLHSDPAIHRLEDNISTAGSLTCPVYYTGYVVQSEPDRVEFDLTDSELLKDPIPKIVVSVGGGKLGHDLLESIIQAAPLIHQQIYHQIVIFAGPLMDEAKYRQLEKLAQGKTNVNLRRFTPSLIAYLDRADLSISLGGYNTTMNILKTGVKSMIYPSDKDREQAIRAEKLERLGLLKILDKSELDPELLARSIVNYLADDATLNFEHLIQLDGAEKASIILQNLLEFNAKSVTPTIEIVASGAKSPYAD comes from the coding sequence ATGAAAAAGATTTTATTTTATTGTCAAAATTTATTAGGGATGGGGCATTTAGTCCGCACGACGGAATTGATGAGAGAACTCGTCAAGACGTTTGAAGTTTGTCTAATTGAGGGCGGACAAAAGGTTGCTGGATTTGAAATGCTGCCAGAAGTTGAAGTCATTCAATTACCGACGATTCAAGTTGAGGTATTTGATTCGCTCCAAGTGGGTAAGCAACTTCAGGTTGTCGGCAGTACGATGAGTCTGGAGGAGGTGAAGGAGTTTAGACAACAGAAACTAATCGAGGTATTCGATCGATTTCAACCCGACGTGCTGATTACTGAGGGCTATCCGTTTAGTAAAAATAAGGCATTAGCCTTTGAAATGGTTCCCTTATTAGAACATGTTAGAAAATCCGATCGAACGACTCAGGCAATTTGCAGTCTACGCGATATTATCATGGTCAAAGAATTTGCCGATCGTGATGCAGAAGAGAAGAGACGCTGTGAATTTGTCAACCAGTATTATGATGCAATTCTTCTCCATTCAGATCCAGCAATTCATCGCTTAGAAGATAATATTTCTACCGCTGGCAGTTTAACTTGTCCCGTTTATTATACTGGCTATGTGGTGCAATCCGAACCCGATCGAGTCGAATTCGATCTCACCGATAGCGAACTTCTCAAAGATCCAATTCCCAAGATAGTTGTCAGCGTCGGTGGCGGCAAACTCGGACACGATCTATTAGAGAGCATCATTCAAGCAGCACCACTAATTCATCAACAAATTTACCATCAAATTGTTATTTTTGCTGGGCCGTTAATGGATGAAGCTAAATATCGGCAGCTCGAAAAATTAGCCCAAGGGAAAACAAATGTTAATCTGCGACGGTTTACACCTAGCTTGATTGCTTATCTCGATCGAGCAGATTTATCGATTAGTTTGGGTGGCTATAACACTACCATGAATATCTTAAAAACTGGTGTCAAGTCGATGATTTATCCCTCTGATAAAGATCGAGAACAAGCAATTAGGGCAGAGAAATTAGAAAGGTTAGGCTTACTCAAGATTTTAGATAAATCTGAGTTAGATCCAGAACTATTGGCAAGATCGATCGTCAATTATTTAGCTGATGATGCAACCTTAAATTTTGAACATTTGATTCAGCTCGATGGCGCAGAAAAAGCATCAATAATTCTCCAAAATTTACTCGAATTTAACGCAAAGTCGGTAACGCCTACGATTGAAATCGTGGCTAGTGGTGCAAAGTCCCCCTACGCGGACTGA
- a CDS encoding glycosyltransferase family protein, which translates to MKKILFYCQYHLGMGHLVRSVQILRSLATEFEICFVKGGTEVEGLDLPANIQVVTLPTLLSERRQLKVADLSQDLETVKQQRVITLLNIFDEFQPDCLIIEGYPFKKYQFEFESIPLLERVKTAKKDIKVVCSLRDVVMAQPYLDRDEVIATTCDRLNRYFDLLLIHSDPQFHRLEESFPAVADIKCPIQYTGFVAQALTETSAGTKEDAIDLSRTNPTILISVGGGQLGHDLLDAAVAVSPILAARLPEYHLQVFTGPFISIDRFKSLSIAAAEQTNLTLRKFTSQFLNYMQKANLSISLGGYNTTMNILRTGANSMILPSNKDWEQTVRAEKLAQMGILELLEPADLQPQQFADKIVRSIEARQIPKLHKPFDLYGAEKTKVTIDNLLTPLRSRRIEIKDLHH; encoded by the coding sequence ATGAAAAAAATTCTATTTTACTGTCAATATCATTTAGGGATGGGTCATCTCGTCCGCAGTGTCCAAATATTGCGGAGTCTGGCGACAGAATTTGAGATTTGTTTTGTCAAAGGAGGTACGGAAGTTGAAGGTTTAGATCTACCTGCAAATATTCAAGTAGTAACATTACCAACTTTACTATCCGAACGTCGTCAGCTTAAAGTTGCCGATCTGAGTCAGGATTTAGAGACAGTCAAGCAACAACGAGTTATCACTTTATTAAACATTTTCGATGAGTTTCAACCAGATTGCTTGATAATTGAAGGCTATCCATTCAAAAAATATCAATTTGAATTTGAATCGATTCCGTTATTAGAAAGAGTCAAGACTGCAAAGAAAGATATTAAAGTTGTCTGTAGTCTGCGCGATGTCGTGATGGCGCAACCATATCTCGATCGAGATGAAGTAATTGCCACAACTTGCGACAGGCTGAATCGATATTTCGATCTGTTATTGATTCATTCAGATCCACAATTTCATCGGTTAGAAGAAAGCTTCCCAGCCGTAGCGGATATTAAGTGTCCGATTCAGTATACCGGATTTGTCGCTCAAGCTCTGACGGAAACATCTGCTGGCACGAAAGAAGATGCGATCGATTTATCCCGCACTAATCCGACGATCTTAATAAGTGTCGGTGGCGGACAACTAGGTCACGATTTACTCGATGCAGCAGTGGCGGTTAGTCCAATTTTAGCCGCACGATTGCCGGAGTATCATCTCCAAGTATTTACAGGGCCGTTTATCTCGATCGATCGATTTAAATCGTTATCAATAGCGGCAGCGGAACAGACGAATCTCACGCTCAGAAAGTTTACATCTCAATTTCTGAACTATATGCAAAAAGCAAACCTTTCAATTAGTTTGGGTGGATATAACACCACGATGAATATTTTACGGACTGGTGCTAATTCGATGATTTTACCATCAAATAAAGACTGGGAGCAGACGGTTAGGGCTGAAAAGTTAGCACAGATGGGCATCTTAGAACTTCTAGAGCCAGCCGATCTTCAGCCCCAACAATTCGCAGACAAAATCGTGCGATCGATTGAAGCGCGGCAGATTCCTAAACTGCACAAACCATTCGATCTCTACGGTGCGGAGAAAACAAAAGTTACGATCGATAATCTTCTGACACCGCTGAGATCGCGGCGGATTGAAATCAAAGATTTACACCACTAG
- a CDS encoding glycosyltransferase family 2 protein has translation MTTTLTLETANIADSIEQPMVTIVVVPRERFSYSQQSLESVYAETDYPFELVYVDGGSSPQLKAYLEAQSREKQFKLIRTEHFLSPNRARNLGIQAARGKYIVFVDNDVLVQKGWLQKLVECAEETDATVVGTLTCIDNPLHEVVHNGGGTTYIEVRTEGNKTGRYAVQKSYLEGKRVSKIAEELTRFKCEFVEFHTALVRKSFFDEHGLLDEGLLSTREHIDLCLCAAKAGGTVYCERQSIVTYMTGAEFDWYDYTYFSLRWSDAWDLASFDHFRAKWGVEEDWYFHRRYNRLGRRRYRALMRPIISRFPLKDKRNDFADWLQVVERPINNFISDRYARLHEYASHSLGLRRSQRLKDGMKFEKPSKEKAESELESV, from the coding sequence ATGACTACAACTCTAACTTTAGAAACCGCTAACATTGCAGACTCGATCGAACAACCAATGGTAACGATCGTTGTCGTACCACGCGAACGGTTTAGCTATTCCCAACAATCCTTAGAAAGCGTTTATGCCGAAACAGATTACCCCTTTGAATTGGTATATGTAGACGGTGGATCTTCGCCCCAACTCAAGGCTTATTTAGAAGCACAATCGCGCGAGAAACAATTTAAACTGATTCGCACCGAACATTTTCTCTCACCCAATCGCGCCCGCAATCTCGGCATCCAAGCCGCACGCGGTAAATACATTGTCTTTGTCGATAATGATGTCCTCGTCCAAAAAGGCTGGTTGCAAAAGCTGGTAGAGTGCGCCGAAGAAACTGACGCGACAGTAGTAGGCACCCTTACCTGTATCGATAACCCCCTGCATGAAGTCGTCCATAATGGCGGCGGGACAACCTATATCGAAGTTCGCACCGAAGGCAACAAAACTGGTCGCTATGCCGTTCAAAAAAGTTATTTGGAAGGAAAGCGTGTCTCAAAGATTGCTGAGGAATTGACTCGGTTTAAGTGCGAATTTGTCGAGTTCCACACCGCCTTAGTCCGCAAATCCTTTTTTGACGAACACGGCTTGCTCGATGAAGGCTTACTCAGTACGCGGGAGCATATCGATCTGTGCTTATGTGCGGCCAAAGCGGGCGGTACAGTCTATTGCGAACGCCAAAGTATCGTCACTTACATGACTGGAGCGGAATTCGATTGGTATGACTATACTTACTTCAGCCTGCGCTGGAGCGATGCTTGGGATTTGGCGAGTTTCGACCATTTTCGCGCCAAATGGGGTGTCGAAGAAGATTGGTACTTCCACCGTCGCTACAATCGCCTCGGTCGTCGTCGCTATCGCGCTTTGATGCGTCCAATTATCAGTCGATTCCCGCTCAAAGACAAACGGAATGATTTTGCCGATTGGTTGCAAGTTGTCGAGCGTCCGATTAATAACTTTATCAGCGATCGATATGCCCGTCTGCATGAATACGCCAGTCACAGCTTGGGCTTGCGTCGATCGCAACGCTTGAAAGATGGGATGAAATTCGAGAAGCCATCGAAGGAAAAGGCCGAGTCGGAACTAGAGTCGGTTTGA
- a CDS encoding ABC transporter ATP-binding protein encodes MIQTGEKELKGIIPGSWHILVKFWPQIRQRKLLIGSSLFALLLETALGLLEPWPLKFIFDGVLLSRTDIYPDILGFARGLSPMWLLSLLAVSIVAIAALRSITAYLSTYGMALAAIQVLSEVRSNLYSHIQRLSLSFHQRFKSGDLIARVTYDIERLRLVTIKTALPFLANVVTIVGMVVVMFWLNWELALISIGIFPLFAITTTNIVGKIRKETNKHRTSEGAIADTTSETIGAIRVVQALSLHDMLEENFLIQNTKSLQEGVRSLKLATFLEGLVKVLMALVLALVVWRSSLLVLQKTLTPGDVLIFVNYLKTAFDPMRQISKQIGQIAKAIASGERAIDILDYEPHVRDLPGATKAHPFYGSVSFEKVSFSYDPSRQILHEVNFDVEPGQQIALVGPSGSGKSTLASLLLRLYDPTVGGILIDGRDIRSYKLDSLRQQISVVMQDSVLFAVSIRENITYGRLGATDAEVEHAARLANAHDFIMDLPQGYDTIVGERGGTLSGGQRQRIAIARAAIRHSPIVILDEPTTGLDGASEHAVNEALNRLTRGSTTFLISHNLRAVEGCDRILYIEKGEILERGTHPELMAQAGRYAHLYRLQNDTNEIEGVKHVLEA; translated from the coding sequence ATGATTCAGACAGGAGAGAAAGAACTTAAAGGAATTATCCCCGGCAGTTGGCACATCCTGGTCAAATTCTGGCCGCAAATCCGCCAGCGGAAACTGCTCATCGGTAGCTCATTATTCGCGCTGTTACTAGAAACCGCACTAGGATTGCTCGAACCTTGGCCGCTGAAATTCATTTTCGACGGCGTACTGCTCTCCAGGACAGATATCTATCCCGATATTTTGGGCTTTGCACGCGGGTTGTCGCCAATGTGGTTGCTCTCGTTGCTGGCGGTATCGATCGTCGCGATCGCCGCATTACGCAGTATCACAGCCTATTTAAGCACTTATGGAATGGCACTGGCGGCAATTCAGGTACTATCGGAAGTCCGCAGCAACTTATATAGCCATATTCAGCGGCTATCCCTATCGTTCCATCAACGGTTCAAAAGTGGCGATCTGATTGCGCGAGTTACCTATGATATCGAGCGATTGCGGCTGGTGACGATCAAAACTGCACTGCCGTTTCTGGCAAATGTAGTCACGATCGTGGGGATGGTGGTAGTGATGTTCTGGCTCAATTGGGAGCTAGCCCTAATTTCGATCGGGATTTTCCCTCTATTTGCAATTACTACCACCAACATTGTCGGTAAAATTCGCAAGGAAACCAATAAACATCGTACCTCCGAAGGGGCGATCGCCGATACTACTAGCGAAACAATCGGCGCGATTCGAGTCGTGCAGGCTCTCTCCTTGCACGATATGTTGGAGGAAAATTTCCTGATCCAAAATACCAAAAGTCTCCAAGAAGGCGTGCGATCGCTCAAGCTGGCGACTTTTTTGGAAGGCTTAGTTAAGGTGCTGATGGCTCTGGTATTAGCGTTGGTAGTTTGGCGCAGTTCCCTGCTCGTCTTACAAAAAACCCTCACACCAGGAGATGTGTTGATTTTTGTCAACTATCTCAAAACTGCCTTCGACCCCATGCGCCAGATTAGCAAACAAATCGGTCAGATTGCCAAAGCGATCGCCTCTGGAGAACGGGCGATCGATATTCTCGACTACGAACCCCACGTTCGCGATTTGCCTGGAGCGACAAAGGCGCATCCCTTCTATGGTTCTGTCAGTTTTGAAAAAGTATCTTTCAGCTACGATCCCAGTCGGCAAATTTTGCATGAGGTTAATTTTGATGTCGAACCCGGACAACAAATCGCCTTAGTTGGGCCATCTGGGAGCGGTAAATCCACCCTCGCGAGTCTATTACTACGACTCTACGATCCGACTGTCGGTGGCATCCTCATCGATGGGAGAGATATTCGTAGCTATAAATTAGACTCACTCCGCCAACAGATTAGTGTCGTCATGCAAGATAGCGTCTTATTCGCCGTCAGCATTCGGGAAAACATCACCTACGGACGCTTGGGAGCCACCGATGCCGAAGTCGAACATGCGGCGCGGCTGGCAAATGCCCATGATTTTATTATGGACTTACCCCAAGGCTATGACACGATCGTTGGCGAACGTGGTGGCACTCTATCAGGGGGACAACGCCAACGGATTGCGATCGCGAGAGCAGCCATCCGCCACTCGCCGATCGTCATTCTCGACGAGCCGACTACCGGACTAGATGGAGCCAGCGAACATGCCGTCAATGAGGCTCTCAATCGCCTGACACGGGGCAGTACGACATTTTTGATTTCGCACAACCTCCGTGCTGTCGAGGGCTGCGATCGCATCCTCTATATCGAAAAAGGCGAAATTTTAGAGCGCGGTACCCATCCCGAATTGATGGCGCAAGCTGGACGCTATGCACACTTATACCGCCTCCAAAACGATACCAATGAAATAGAAGGAGTAAAACATGTCTTGGAAGCTTGA
- a CDS encoding histidine phosphatase family protein, whose protein sequence is MSWKLECDREKLTPQETRVILVRHGQSSFNAEGRYQGSSDESVLTEFGRQTARQTGEFLSGLTIDSVYVSSLRRAQATASEILAQMNPSIDPVNIRVTQQLREIDLPAWHGLYHQDVWEKFAEDYHCWKQHPDRFVMVDPRTNQPSYPVRDLYARSRQFWQATLPHHGGETVMLISHAGTIRSLISTAFNLSPADYHSLRQSNCGISVLKFSQGNEPQLEVLNYTGHLTAEFMPSEIGGNPPVLSP, encoded by the coding sequence ATGTCTTGGAAGCTTGAATGCGATCGGGAAAAACTCACACCGCAGGAAACACGGGTTATCTTGGTGCGCCACGGGCAAAGTAGCTTTAATGCCGAAGGTAGGTATCAAGGGAGTAGCGATGAATCAGTGCTGACTGAATTCGGTCGTCAGACAGCACGACAGACAGGAGAATTTTTGAGTGGATTAACTATTGATTCAGTGTATGTCAGTTCGCTGAGGCGGGCGCAAGCAACCGCCAGCGAAATATTAGCGCAGATGAATCCCTCGATAGATCCTGTGAATATTCGCGTCACGCAGCAACTTAGGGAAATCGATCTACCTGCTTGGCACGGACTTTACCATCAGGACGTGTGGGAAAAATTTGCCGAAGATTATCACTGTTGGAAGCAACATCCCGATCGATTTGTGATGGTCGATCCGCGTACCAACCAGCCATCTTACCCCGTCCGAGATCTCTACGCTCGATCGCGACAATTTTGGCAAGCTACATTACCTCATCATGGCGGTGAAACGGTAATGCTCATCAGTCATGCTGGCACGATTCGATCGTTAATTAGCACTGCTTTTAATCTCTCACCTGCTGACTATCACTCGCTCCGGCAATCTAATTGTGGAATTAGCGTACTGAAATTTTCACAAGGAAATGAGCCTCAATTGGAAGTCCTCAATTACACGGGACATCTAACAGCCGAATTTATGCCCAGCGAAATTGGTGGGAATCCCCCTGTCTTGTCTCCCTAA